The Deefgea tanakiae DNA segment AAAGACAACGCCTGGTTTAGTGATTCCACTACCGCAGGCGGGGCAATCATCTTGTTGGAAGGTCTCATCGCCAATGTGCCAGTAATGTAAACAGGCGGCACAGGACATTTGATCTACTTGCCCATGCAGGTGCAAGACATTTTGAGTGCCCGCTTTTTCATGGAGCAAATCAATATTGGTGGTGATGACCGTGACTGGCGTTTTCTGCTGTAATTGTGCGATAGCGGCGTAACCGGCATGCGGTTGTGCATCGCCGTATTGAAGTTTCCGAGCATTATAGAATTCACGCGTTAGCTCACGGACATTCGTATCGATGCGATAGCGATCGAAATTGCAGACCAGATTGATATCATGCTTTTCCCACAGGCCATCACTCGCACGAAATGTTGGCAATCCCGAATCAGCAGCCATGCCTGCACCGGTAAAGAAGTAAATCATGCTTGTGCCCTCTTGATTGATCGCGACAGTGTAAACTGAATAGTTAGCCACCTATGGGGCGGCATCAGCTTCAATTTCAGCTGCGGCATCGTCATCTGCGTGATAGGCTGTGTGCGTTATGGCTGCCGGGGCAACGACGGGGCTAGTATGCTCCGTGCTGTCAAGGCACTTCCGCAACGCTATCCGATCCAAAAAATCTACAAAACAGATCTTAAGTAAACGGGATTAGGCCAAACGGCCCGTTTTTTGCGATCGAGGTCAAGTCATAAGTGTAATAACACAATGGTAAACCTACTTCAGATCTGAAAGTTAAGTAGCTCGGATTTGTATGCGTACAGCGGCTTAGCGATTTCGGCGAGCAAGCGATTACGGCCAGTACGTTTGGCCTCATACAATAAGACATCGGCATTTTGCAACACTTCATCCAATGACTCATTACACGCCCGCTGAACAACGCCACCACTTATCGTCAAGGAGATCGTGAATTGCTGATGAGTCAGCCTCAGTTGTCGACATGCCTCGAGGATTTTTTCACCCACCATGATGGCATCGGCTAATGCGGTGTCGGGCAAGCAAATAACAAACTCTTCTCCGCCCCAGCGCGCCAGCACATCAGATGCACGCAGCAAGCCACGAATATTCAGCGCCAATTTTTTAAGCACCATATCGCCAACGGCATGACCGTATTGATCATTAATCGCCTTAAAATAATCAATATCTAAAAACATAAATGAAGCAGGTCGATCATAGCGATCCGCCGCATAAATAATTTTGGCTGCCTCAAATTCAAAAGCGCGGCGATTCAACGTAGCGGTCAAGGAGTCTTGCGTTGCCAGCCTAGCCAACTCATCATTGGCGCGCTCCAGTTCAATGGTGCGCCGAGAAACTATTTGCTCTAAAGACTCATTGGTTTTTATCAACTTGGCTTCTTGATCTTGCAGCGTATTGAGCGTGCACACCATGGCGGATACATCGCTCAATACAGTGATAATTTTTGCGCAGCCATCTGGATAGATAAAGGTTTTAAACGACGAGTGAACAAATAAAGTTCGGCCGCTTTTGTGTTGCACTTGCCACTCAGTAGGTGATGATTGATCTTGAGTTAATGCAAGATTCAAAATCATGGCTTCAAGCGATTTATCTTGCTCAGCCAAAATTAAGCCAAAGGTATTTCCAATCAATTCCGCTCGTGAATAGCCAAACAAACAGCAATACGAATCATTCACTTGTAGATATCGACCTTGCTCATCAGCAATCGCAATGCCAGCAGGGGAAATATCAAATAATGCTTGCAGCAGATCAGATGAGATCATTGCGCTTAGCCTAGCAAAAGTAGAGTCTTCACTCAGACAGTGAAGAAAAACGAATTAATAGTTTTTCACGCAGAAATACAAGCGTCAATCTTTAAATCATTTCTGCAGCAGAAATTAAATATTTAAGAATGAACTCTCAATCTGACCAATCATGCATTACCAACCATGTAATTAAAAACAGTAAAATTTAATTTTTTGTAAGCAATTGCGCCGACATAGAACAAGTACTTTATCACGAATTTCTTACCATTTTATGGCTCAATCCGCTTGCCACTTTCGAAGCGAACCGCAATACTGCATCAGCTTTTTACGAATGGACTTTGCCGTGTTTGCCGCTGCCTTTGCTGCCCTAATTGAAACTGACCCTGATTTAAAAATAGCGAACCTCGCTGCAATCGACATCAATCAGCGCCAGCCCGATGATAGAACACCGATCATTAAAGTCGAAAATCCAGGTCGCCCCTTCAAGCCCGAACTGGTGGCCCCCAAAGACCTACCCCGCCGCAGAAATCTGGGCGAAGCGGAAAACCGTGCAGCCCTGTTACACGCATTTGCCCACATCGAATTTAATGCGATAAATTTGGCACTGGATGCGCTGTATCGTTTCCGTGAAATGCCCGCCCGGTACTATGCCGATTGGTTGCAAATTGCACGTGAGGAAGCCTACCATTTCAGCCTACTGCGTGAGCATCTCAATACACTAGGTTTTGATTATGGCGATTTTCCTGCCCACAATAGCTTATGGGAAATGGCGGTTAAAACCGATGGCGACGTAATGGCCAGAATGGCACTCGTGCCACGCATTTTAGAGGCGCGCGGCTTGGATGCCGTGCCACCGATTCGACAGAAACTCTTTAATATTGGCGATTTGCGCGCTTGCAAAATTCTCGACATCATCCTGCAAGACGAAATCGGCCATGTCCGCATGGGTAATTACTGGTATCACTGGTGCTGTACCCAACGCAGCCTCGACCCAATTAATACCTTTGTCGCGCTGCTCCGCGATTATGAAGCGCCCGTATTTCGCGGCACGCTCAATCATATTGCGCGGCAAGAAGCCGGATTTACGTCCGAAGAAATGGAATTGATTGAATCACTAAAATCCTAACGCTGATGCAAATTAGGCTTGCGCCAACGGCGCTTGCCGAGGCAATTTCAGGGTAAATGTACTGCCAACCCCAACGATGCTTGCAACATGAATCTCACCACCCAAGACGGTGCTCACAATACTGTAGATGATGTGCAGTCCTAAGCCACTACCGCCCCGACCCAATTTGGTGGTGAAAAACGGATCAAAGATTCGATCTATTGATTCGGAAGGAATCCCCGCTCCGCTGTCTTGCACCTGAAGTTCTATCCACTCTGCATCGAGCTGCCGAGCACGAATCCATATTTCGCCAACGACAATCTGATCAAAACCATGCAACATCGCGTTATCCACGAGGTTTCCTAGCACTTGCCCTAACTCACCCGGATAGCTCTCCAAAAGGATGTCATCTGGCACATCCACCATAATTCGATGCTGCTTTTTCTGGTATTCAGGGCTGTTGACGTACAGCACCTCGGAAATCACATCGCGCAACAAAAACGGCCGTCGTACACTGCTCGCTCGATCAATAGAGACTTGTTTAAAACGCGTCACTAACTCCGCGGCTCGACTCACATTGCGCGCCAATATATCGGTACTTTGCTCAAAGTCATGCAAAAATGCCACCATGCTCGATTTTTTCAGCCCTTGCGCCATTTCGGCATTAATTTCATCAACTTTCTCCCTAAGAGTGCTGATCACCGTTACACAAATACCTAGCGGCGTATTCAACTCATGCGCTACCCCCGCAACCATTGCGCCCAGCGAGGCCAATTTTTCTTTCCGCAATAATTCTTTTTGGCTCAATTGCAATTGTTCCAAAGCCTGACTCAATTCAGAATTAGCCAAATTAAGCGTATTGGTTCGCTCCTCAACCCGTAATTCCAAATCCATATTGAGCTTGTCCCGCTCAGCGATTAATACCGCTAATTTAGTTCGCATTTGATCGAGACTAGAAGCTAGTCGGCCAAGTTCATCCTCTCTGTGCCAGCTCAGCGGCTGATCCAAAATACCATCGGCGAGCAAGGCGGTATTTGCTTGCAAGGCCAATAAAGGACGTACTAGTCGCCGCTCAAAAATAAACAGCAGCAAGGCCACCGAGCAGATAAGTTGCAGAAAAATAGCGATGGCTAATTTCTGAAAATCCAAAAGAATATTGCGAACCATGGGGTCGCTGGTAACCTCAATACTTACCGACCCTATGGTTTCACCAGAAAAGATGACCGGCTGCTCTGCAGACAATATCGTACCGATCCGCCGTTCCGGTTTTTCACCTTGGGCAAAAATAGCCTTATTTTCATTTTTCAAAACTACCCGTATTACTTCAGGATTTTCCATGACCGCATCAACCAATTGTTGCGCGACAGGACCATCCACATTCCAAAGCGATACTGCGGATGACTTAGCCAATAAAATGACATAGCTATGCATTTGTGTACGCACACGCTGGTCCAGCTCTCGGTTGTAGCGATCGATAAATAGGTAATAACTTATGAAAATAGCGGGAGCGACGATGCCAAGGATGACGGAATACAAAGTCATTTGCCTCAGGTTCATACGTTTCATGAAGCGCACCCCAATTCAGCTGCACGTAATGTTTTGATCGCACATCGCTTATGTCTCTATTGAAACTCAGCATTGACGTGCAGAGGCATAAGCACCATCACCAACAATGCATCCTATCAATACCACGATGCCAATCAGGTGCTTAGCATCGCTCACTCTTGTTTACGCCAGCGCTGAATATTGGTTTCGACTAATTGATTCATCACATTGTCTTTATTCAGTTTAAAAACAGCTTTAGCAATACGCCCACGAATTTCACCGGTATTGCACGCGGATTTATGCGACATGGTGAGGTAGAGATTTTCACTACTGATCGCAATAGGTGCCGTCACCAAACCAGTGATATTCAGTTTCGCGGCATACGCCAAACCTGGGGCTTCTTCATAAATGACATAATCGGCCCGCGACAAGGTGAGCATTTTTAGCGCCTGTTCCAAGCTCGGTACGGTGGCTACTTCAAGTGATTTTTTGGCGTAACGATCAAATTCATCGCCAAAGCTATTATTAATCACCGTCAGTCCACGCCGACCACGCAAATCACTCCATTCTTTGTAGGGGAAATTTTTGACGGGGTTAGTCCAAATAACCGAGCGTGTGCCTCGAAACGCAGGATAAAAATAATCCATGTATTCCAGTCTAGGCTGAGTAAAAAATGCGCCGGCAATTAAATCTATGCGGCCACTTTTGGCTTCCTCTTGCACTCGGGACCAAGGCCCTACATATTTAACCTCAATCGGAATGCCGATTTCTTTGGCCAGCAATTGAATAAAATCGGCATTCGCACCGATCAACTTCCCCTCATTGCCGGGATCTCGCCATAAATACGGCGTGTATTCTGGATTGCCACTCGCAATCATTGCTTTACAGGCCTCTGCTTGAACTGCATGGCTAAACAGCACTAAAGCACACGTGCCAAAAATTTGCATACCTAGAGCTGAAAAATGGTTTGTGAAGTGGGGCATGGGCAAACTCCTTACTTATCACTTATCGGATTTCAGCCTAGTCCACATCGTTATTTTTTAATAGGCAATCACGCATTCATTCGGAGAAAAAAGCCAATAAATCAATATGGTGCGACAAGAAATAGGCCTTGGGGCAGAAGCAATGACATTCATTGAGTCTGTGAAGGAGCAACAATTCACACACGGCTCAATTGCAAAAGGCCGCTAGTCCTGAAAAAGGAGATAGTGAGCCATTTGATGCAGTGTTTATTGAACTCATCCACGACCGCTCAAGTATCTTCGCTTGCCCCAGTCTCCCATTGCGGTGATAATCGCCACCGCGAAGCGGGACAGACCATCGCTGCTGCCAGTGTAATGCTGGCGGGGGAGGAAAGTCCGGGCTCCATAGAGCAGAATGCTGGCTAACGGCCAGGCGGCGTGAGCCGACGGAAAGTGCAACAGAGAGCTGAACCGCCACTTCATCGGGTTGAACTGTGGGATGAAACCACAGGGACTGGTGAAGCGGTAAGGGTGAAAAGGTGTCCTCGTCAGAGGAGCCCCGCAAGGGGTCGGTAAGAGCGCACCGCGGCGCTGGTAACAGTCGCTGGCAGGGTAAACCCCATTCGGAGCAAGACCAAGCAGTAGGCGTTGAAGCGGCTCGCTGAGTCTACGGGTAGGTTGCTTGAGCACGTCAGTAATGGCGCGCCTAGAGGAATGATGGTCACGGATGGCAACATCTGGACAGGACCCGGCTTATCGGCCCGCTTCGCCCCTCATTTTAGATTACTGCAAGCCCAGCTTGCTGCGATTGTGCCAAGACAATTGACAAGCATACCAAAGTGGCGCTGAGGCTAAATTTCAACTCGGCAGCAGAAATCGCCTGATTCAGCGTTTGGCCTTCGGCGAGATGTTGATTGATAAATTCCAATATCACTTGATTCATAGCAGCCCCATTAAGTTCTGTGGATGCCATTGATTTTGCAATTGAATTCACCGTCAAGGTCGGTATTTTTACTGCTCAACAACGTGAATCTGCCAAATTACCTAAACAAACGACGCGTAACAAATTGGATGAACCTCTTGGCGACCAAGCAGGTATATCAATGCGTGCGTCGTTCAAAATAGGCTAGCGAGCGATACACCTCTTTTGAATTCACTTTGAATTTTTGCTCAACAGCCAAAATCGCTTCTGGCAGGCTTTGCCCTGCATCGAGTTGCTCTGCCATAAAGCGCAGTATTTCATCCGACATCATTTTTTCTATTCCATTGCAATAAGTCCGCCTAGTTTGCCTTTTCAACAGGAAAATAAATGGGTACTTTTTACGGCTTGGTATTTTTAACAAGCGCGGATTATCCACCAAGAGGATTGCAATTGGATGTCAAAGCAACGAAATTAGAATTGAAGCGTGATTGTCAGTGGCTGAAGGGCGCTAACTCAACGTCAACAGATCCAAGCGCTTATTCGCCCACGACGATGTGATTACCGTTTTCATCCATAATGGCGCGCAACGCGACGCCGTAAGCTTGAAAGCCCAACCGCGCATCGTGGTCGCGATAATCAAGACTATCGTGCTGATGTCCGTGAAAACTCTTTTTGATGTGCAGCGCTTGGCCCAAGCGATCCAGCGCCGAGAAGCCCCAGGGGTGGCAGCTTGGTGCTTCGTGGGTAACGAGTACGTCAGCTCTTTCATGCGTTAAGGCTTGGTAATCGACATAAAAGATGCTGCTGCGCTGTTTACGTGGCAAACCACCGCGCCACTGATTGGCTTTGCCGCAGTGCTGTAGATAATGCTCGGGACTAGAATAAATAGGATGGGCAGGCGGCATCCAGATGTGGCCACGGAAAATGCCACCAAGGCCAGCGACACGCACTCCGGCAATTTCAACCACACGGCCATGCAGATTGCGGTCGCTCATGCCCGAATCCCACAGATTGCAATAATCACGCGTGCCGTCAGTATCATGATTGCCGTGGATGTACCAGACTTCGGTTAAATCGAGGATTTCCGCCAGCACAGTCTCAAGCGGTTGCGGGGCTTGTAAATCGCCGAGCAGCACAACGGCATCCGGCCGGTGTTGTTTCACCGCCGTAATAATATGCCCAAATTGGCCGTGGACGTCCCCACAGAAAAAAATCATCGCCTGACTCGCCTGTTTGCAATGCCTGTTTTGTAATCTGAATGCGAGTTTGTAATCGCTTTAGTATAAGAATCATTCCTACTACCCGTAGATTAAAGCATTCTAGGTAGTTTGCGCCAGCCATTCAGCAAGCGTGTTTGACGCTAGCGGCTAGGCAGCGTACGCTAACGACCCCCTTACAGGCTCAAACTGCACCAACATGACTTATTCTGCCTGCGGCATCGACTTCGGTACTTCCAATTCAACGGCCGGTATTGTACGCCCAGATGGGGCGATTTTATTAGCCCTTGAAGACCAAAAACTCACCTTACCTTCTGCCGTCTTTTACAATCACGAAGAAGAACGCTGGGCCTATGGCCGCGCGGCGTTGGCAGAGTATTTGGAAGGCTATGAAGGCCGCTTGATGCGCTCGATGAAAAGCTTGCTGGGCAGCAGTTTGATGGATGCCGGCACCGAAATTGGCGGTCGACATTTGTCATTCAAAAACCTCATCGGCCAATTGATCGGCGAAGTCAAAACCCGTGCCGAACAATCCGCAGGCCAGCAATTTGACGCAGTCGTACTCGGTCGCCCAGTGCGTTTTGTCGACGACGATGATGCGGCAGATGCCGCAGCCGAAGCGACACTGGCTGAAATCGCGGCGGGGTTGGGCTTTAAAGAAGTCAGTTTTCAATTTGAGCCCATCGCAGCAGCGCATGATTACGAGCAACGGATTGAGCGGGAAGAACTCGTCCTCGTCATTGACATTGGTGGTGGTACATCCGATTTCTCATTAGTGCGCCTATCGCCAAAAAGACGGGGTATTGCTGACCGATCATCTGATTTATTGGCCAGTGGCGGTGTACATATCGGGGGTACTGATTTTGATAAACGCCTCTCGCTCGCCTGCGTGATGCCTGAGCTAGGCATGGGCTCGCGTCTTGTGAATAACGCAGAACTACCCAATAGCGTGTTTTTCCATCTTGCCACTTGGCACACGATCAACTTTGCCTACACCCGCAAGATGTGGCGCAGCTTCCAAGATATCTCGCGTGACGTCATCGATAATGTGCGTTTTGAACGTCTGCTGAATGTCATTCGCAGCCAAGCTGGCCACCATTTAGCAATGCGCGTCGAAGAGGCCAAAATTGCCCTCTCGGAAGGCGCGCAATTCGCGCTCGATTTGGTCGAAGCCGAGAAAGGCCTCGTAGCCCAAATCGAACGTCACCAATTTGAAGAAGCGATAGCGCAAGAAACCGCGCGAATTTGTACTGCCGCCGAAGCCACGCTCACGCAAGCGGGTATTGCTGCCAGCCAAATTGACACGCTGTTTTTTACTGGCGGTTCATCTGCCGTACCGGCGCTGCGCGCGGCACTCGCCGCACAATTTCCCGCAGCGCGCGCGGTAGAAGGCGATCACTTTGGCAGTGTGGGCTGCGGACTGGCCGTCGTGGCGCAACAGCGCTACGGGTAATTAGCGCTAGCCATTGCCAGAAAACACCTAGCGAGAAATACCCATTAATCCCCCTTGATCGGCATACGATGGCAGGCTCAACACCGCCTGCCATTCACGCCGTTTAACAGATTGCATTGGTAAAAAACCAAAACCAAGGTACACTTCGCTCTTGATCGCGCCCTACCAATCGGCGCGTTGCTTGCCCAAGTTCTTCACACTGTTCGAACCGCGCAAGCCACCTATCCAACACACCCCCACCTGCCCTAGATTGGTGTCGCACCTTGCGACAGGCCGCAGCAGGAATAAAGAATGTCTGAACTTAATTTTGCTAGCCTAGGGCTGGCCGAACCACTTTTGCGTGCTGTTGCCGATACTGGCTATACCGTACCCACTCCGATTCAAGCCCAAGCAATTCCACTGGTTATCCAAGGTGGCGACTTATTGGCCGCAGCCCAAACGGGCACCGGTAAAACTGCCGGTTTCACTTTACCTATTTTGCAACTTTTGCTCGCCAAAGAACCACTAGAAAGCAAAGGCCGTCCCCGTGTTTTGATCCTCACCCCGACGCGTGAACTTGCCGCTCAGGTTGAAGAATCAGTTCAAACCTATTCTAAGTACGTCAAAATCAGCTCCATGGTGGTGTTTGGTGGCGTGAATATTCGCCCACAACAAACTCGCCTGCGCAATCCGCTGGATATTTTGGTCGCAACGCCAGGCCGTTTGCTCGACTTGGTTGGACAACGCTCAGTGGATTTGTCTGGCATCGAAATTCTGGTGCTCGACGAAGCTGACCGTATGCTCGATATGGGTTTCATCCACGACATCAAAAAATTGATGGCGATTTTCCCGAAAGAGCGTCAAACGCTGCTGTTCTCAGCCACGTTCTCAGATGAAATCAAAGAACTCGCTGACAAGCTGCTAAAAAACCCAGGCTTAGTCGAAGTGGCTCGCCGCAACACCACCAATGAACTGATTAGCCAACGCGTGCATTTGGTTGACCGCGATAAAAAATTGCCGTTGCTAACGCGCTTGATTCAAGACGGCAATTGGCACCAAGTTTTAGTGTTTATG contains these protein-coding regions:
- a CDS encoding SIR2 family NAD-dependent protein deacylase; this encodes MIYFFTGAGMAADSGLPTFRASDGLWEKHDINLVCNFDRYRIDTNVRELTREFYNARKLQYGDAQPHAGYAAIAQLQQKTPVTVITTNIDLLHEKAGTQNVLHLHGQVDQMSCAACLHYWHIGDETFQQDDCPACGSGITKPGVVFFGEPAPQYETLYQIANDLTEDDIFVVVGTSLNVVDPIHLIRSMQRLPRIVMIDPIIPKSARQYGAECITAPALQGVCDWIASLK
- a CDS encoding sensor domain-containing diguanylate cyclase, which codes for MISSDLLQALFDISPAGIAIADEQGRYLQVNDSYCCLFGYSRAELIGNTFGLILAEQDKSLEAMILNLALTQDQSSPTEWQVQHKSGRTLFVHSSFKTFIYPDGCAKIITVLSDVSAMVCTLNTLQDQEAKLIKTNESLEQIVSRRTIELERANDELARLATQDSLTATLNRRAFEFEAAKIIYAADRYDRPASFMFLDIDYFKAINDQYGHAVGDMVLKKLALNIRGLLRASDVLARWGGEEFVICLPDTALADAIMVGEKILEACRQLRLTHQQFTISLTISGGVVQRACNESLDEVLQNADVLLYEAKRTGRNRLLAEIAKPLYAYKSELLNFQI
- a CDS encoding ferritin-like domain-containing protein; its protein translation is MFAAAFAALIETDPDLKIANLAAIDINQRQPDDRTPIIKVENPGRPFKPELVAPKDLPRRRNLGEAENRAALLHAFAHIEFNAINLALDALYRFREMPARYYADWLQIAREEAYHFSLLREHLNTLGFDYGDFPAHNSLWEMAVKTDGDVMARMALVPRILEARGLDAVPPIRQKLFNIGDLRACKILDIILQDEIGHVRMGNYWYHWCCTQRSLDPINTFVALLRDYEAPVFRGTLNHIARQEAGFTSEEMELIESLKS
- a CDS encoding sensor histidine kinase, with translation MKRMNLRQMTLYSVILGIVAPAIFISYYLFIDRYNRELDQRVRTQMHSYVILLAKSSAVSLWNVDGPVAQQLVDAVMENPEVIRVVLKNENKAIFAQGEKPERRIGTILSAEQPVIFSGETIGSVSIEVTSDPMVRNILLDFQKLAIAIFLQLICSVALLLFIFERRLVRPLLALQANTALLADGILDQPLSWHREDELGRLASSLDQMRTKLAVLIAERDKLNMDLELRVEERTNTLNLANSELSQALEQLQLSQKELLRKEKLASLGAMVAGVAHELNTPLGICVTVISTLREKVDEINAEMAQGLKKSSMVAFLHDFEQSTDILARNVSRAAELVTRFKQVSIDRASSVRRPFLLRDVISEVLYVNSPEYQKKQHRIMVDVPDDILLESYPGELGQVLGNLVDNAMLHGFDQIVVGEIWIRARQLDAEWIELQVQDSGAGIPSESIDRIFDPFFTTKLGRGGSGLGLHIIYSIVSTVLGGEIHVASIVGVGSTFTLKLPRQAPLAQA
- a CDS encoding substrate-binding periplasmic protein, with the translated sequence MPHFTNHFSALGMQIFGTCALVLFSHAVQAEACKAMIASGNPEYTPYLWRDPGNEGKLIGANADFIQLLAKEIGIPIEVKYVGPWSRVQEEAKSGRIDLIAGAFFTQPRLEYMDYFYPAFRGTRSVIWTNPVKNFPYKEWSDLRGRRGLTVINNSFGDEFDRYAKKSLEVATVPSLEQALKMLTLSRADYVIYEEAPGLAYAAKLNITGLVTAPIAISSENLYLTMSHKSACNTGEIRGRIAKAVFKLNKDNVMNQLVETNIQRWRKQE
- a CDS encoding metallophosphoesterase family protein — translated: MIFFCGDVHGQFGHIITAVKQHRPDAVVLLGDLQAPQPLETVLAEILDLTEVWYIHGNHDTDGTRDYCNLWDSGMSDRNLHGRVVEIAGVRVAGLGGIFRGHIWMPPAHPIYSSPEHYLQHCGKANQWRGGLPRKQRSSIFYVDYQALTHERADVLVTHEAPSCHPWGFSALDRLGQALHIKKSFHGHQHDSLDYRDHDARLGFQAYGVALRAIMDENGNHIVVGE
- a CDS encoding Hsp70 family protein gives rise to the protein MTYSACGIDFGTSNSTAGIVRPDGAILLALEDQKLTLPSAVFYNHEEERWAYGRAALAEYLEGYEGRLMRSMKSLLGSSLMDAGTEIGGRHLSFKNLIGQLIGEVKTRAEQSAGQQFDAVVLGRPVRFVDDDDAADAAAEATLAEIAAGLGFKEVSFQFEPIAAAHDYEQRIEREELVLVIDIGGGTSDFSLVRLSPKRRGIADRSSDLLASGGVHIGGTDFDKRLSLACVMPELGMGSRLVNNAELPNSVFFHLATWHTINFAYTRKMWRSFQDISRDVIDNVRFERLLNVIRSQAGHHLAMRVEEAKIALSEGAQFALDLVEAEKGLVAQIERHQFEEAIAQETARICTAAEATLTQAGIAASQIDTLFFTGGSSAVPALRAALAAQFPAARAVEGDHFGSVGCGLAVVAQQRYG